In Labrus mixtus chromosome 9, fLabMix1.1, whole genome shotgun sequence, the DNA window GGACTAAACTGACTGTGGTGCTAATATTAATGAGATGATGGGCTTtgaagaaagacacaaaagaacATTCCTCTCAGAGACACACCTCTCATGTATCACCGTAAATATCCTTCCGAACAATCACGTTTTTACTGACGACACAAGAGCTACTGTACGCTGTACTCAACATGGCATATAACCTTTCAACAAGAGTGAAAGCTCTTTAGATTTGGAGCTTGATATAGATGCTGCAAAAGGTCCTTGGAGAGTAAATCCTGGCAAACAGTATTAAAATGACATGCACAAACTAGTAAAATAGACAATAAATAGAATGTAATTCACACATGAATGTGAGAGAAATACATTACCATGTCTCCAGGGGTCCTTGGGCTCCACCGCACCAGACACTATATCCTCATCTGAAGGAAACGTCACCCTTTTGCCActtggtttgtgtttgtcatccccctcctccacagtGGGGTACAGTCCAGCTTGGTCTGTCGGGGCAGCTTCTGTGCTGCTAGTCTGGTTCCCTTCTGATGGGCTCTCTGCTGTGCTTCCAGCTGGGACATCCTGAGACTTGGACTCTGAGTCTAAAGTAGTGTCTGAGAGTGATGTGTTTGTCAATTCAGCCTCCAGCACCCCACTCTCATCGAGACTAAGATCCACACCTATGTCCATGTCCCCGCCATCATCCCCTTCCTCAACAAACTCAGCCAGCCTGGCATCCTTTACTTCTTGTATGGTCTCAACTTCAATATTGTCCTTGTGCTGCTCATCATTAGAAATGATTAAGTCAGTGGGATTCACTACTGCAGGAGTGTCTTTGTCACTTCCCTTTGTATTCCCATTAACCTCATCAATTTCCAGCGCATCTTGAGCCTGGTGGTTATCCTCCTCGGCCGCCTGAAGGTTGTCAGTGAGCTGAGGCATCAGGTACGTTTCAGAGGCATCTGTGGGAacaatgttttgtatttctatGTTGCTGTCCGTCATCAGTTCAGATATTCGGGGTGTGACCCCCTCTGTGTTGTTAGTAGTGTTgtgatcatcatcatccacaTTGCTCTTTGTCTTCACATTGCACAAATCTAGACACTGCTCTTCgatattcatgttttcatttccagcaaaaaaaaactcagtctTTACTGTGCCAGACAGCCTTGATAATGAGTTAAACAGTAACTAGGAACCAACAGACATGGATAAGTTTGTCTCAGATCTAAGTCTTTGAACAATTTACGTAGAAGGGCATCTATCAGTGCCCTTACAGACTGAATGATATTTAAGTGCAATCACAAACTGTATTTTGACTAAATGAAGAGGGGGGGTGATTCAACTCCTGAAATAAAAGTAATCTTGTTAAAGTGCAATTAAACACACTTTCAAAACAAGGAATGTGTGATACACATGCGAAAAAGTTATTGCTTCAGTAACATTTTTAATGCTGAACCAGGGATACTTTTTCAACATCAGTCAAGACAAGGCAaccacctcttttttttttctttttttttaccaaccgtgtcctcttcttcttcttcttcttcttcaagtgTGAACAGACAGACCGTCAGCACATTGCCAACAGTGTTTAAGAGTAACAGCAACAGTCAATTGAAACGAACAAGTCATTCAGGGTGCCTCCATTACGCTAGCAAAACTGAGCTTACTGTCCCGACACCGAGCTAATTCAGCTGCATGTATTTTGACCGAGCGAACGTAGGCTAGGTTGCTAAAGTTGTTGCCCAACAATGTCGTCCAGGCCCGTGGAATAAGGTcgtgtgtctgctgctctgcGTGTGTCCGTCTGTTTCTCCCCAACAAAGTCCATTCTTCTGCGtcgagcaaaaaaaaatattctccgGCTGTTGCTCTTTTTCTCACCCTCGCATCACAAACCCCTCGACCAGCgacagccagaaaaaaaaacaaaaaaaaacacacacacacacacacacacagacagaggcgTCACAGTCGATGATTCAGAGGCTAGTGTTAGCGCCAATGAACCGTCCCCGGAGCTAACACCTGCTCGGCGCTGATACGGTGGATTAATATGAGATTATGAAGGTATAGCAGCCACTCAGCTCTCAAATGTAGATCCCTATCCGGTGGATGTACCCTGAACCTGTTTTTGTCTAGCCTTACCATTCGCTAGCTTGAAGTCCGACAACTGTTTGTTGTTCACACGTCTTACGTCAGCACGTCGTTACCCACAGGGGCACGTTCAGCACGCGCAGTGTTACAGAAGGTTGCGAAGAAGCGAATACAAGACATTACTTTACAGCACACCGTGGATTAAATAACCTATCGTGTGTtgcttgatttgattttttttttttatccttcaactcgaaaaatatgaaatgaaaatgtaaattctggttggcgtttttttgttttggattttgaaaattaaaaaaaaaaaaaaaaaaatctgaatctgaaaagacccaagtactttgagtttttctGTTGTATGTTTCATCactacactgatttacacaacgAGGAAACTTACTTTCAACGCATGTTCTAATTTTAATAGGAAACATGCTCTCAGCAATTAAAGTTTCCCAGTATGCCATTAAgagcaagacaaaaaaagtttCTATAATTTAACTTTTACTATATATTCAAGTGTGTCAccttgtttttctgctgtgacaGACTTACACTGAACACAGCCTTTGGGTAATTAGTCTAATTTACATTGATTTATTACTGGACAGTCCTGATTTGACTACTTGAGCAGCATCAACTGTGTTGTCCTTACTCTTTTGTCTACACCTACATTTGCGTCAGTAAGAAAGGACACACCTAACTAAAAAACATTTAGTATATAGCCTACAGTAAAACACGCATGTAGTAAAGCTAAATTAGTTAGGCCTCAGTTGGAATTGCATCCAGTGGTTTTTACAACGCAACACCTGCAGAATTGAGGGACGTGTGTTTGAGAACATACCAGATAACCTTTTTATGTTCAGAAAGCAATGGCCCTTTAAAGAGGAAGTGAAGCACTTATGCTGAGCTATGTGGGTCCCTTGAAGTAAAGGTTCCCAACCCCAGGGACACAAGTGCCATGCTAAATAATACACGCTTTAAaagaataaacattttattatgatAACATTTGCAGAACACGTTTAATGTTAAAACTCTTGAGACTGGACATCTTtagctgtgacatcatccttGGGTGCCTTGGTCTTTTTGGGGAGAAGGGTTGCTTGGATGTTTGGGATGACACCACCCTCTGAGATCGTGACCCCTGCCAGCAGTTTGTTGAGCTCTTCGTCATTTTTCACTGCCAGCAAGATGTGCCGGGGGGCGATACGTTGCTTCTTGTTGTCACGGCAGGCGTTTCCTGCCAGTTCCAGGATTTCAGCGGTGAGATACTCCATGACAGCACCCAGGTACACTGCAGCGCCATTGCCAATCCTGTTTGCATAGTGTCCTTTTTTCAGCAGCCTGTGAATGCGGCCTACAGGGAAAGTGATCCCTGCCCTGGAAGACCGGGACGTTGAGGTTTTTTCTTTGGGTGCAACTTTCTTCCCACGTCCAGACATCTTTGATCTAAGTAAAGAGAAACAATTCAGTACTGATTACATAGTAAAGAACATTtaccccccccctcacaaaaagtTATAAGGCCTTTTCCAACGTCAATCAAAATTGTTGCACACAGCTCTCCTCCTGTCAAGGGAAAAACCACATCAAAGTTCACCGTCTCCAACTCACCAGTATTCTACACTTCTTCCAAGTCAGGACCACAGCTTCTCACTGAAACACCAGATCTCTGCTTTTATATCATTCAGGCGGTCATTTGGTGATTGCTCACACCTGGCTCCTCTTCTTCACTGAATTACCGTGATTACTGCAATTAGCCAATGATCACACACCTTGGAATAGGTAAGGTGAATTTCACACTGCGAGTGGTGACAGGACACTTAATTAAAATGGAATGGTGAAGAGAGACTACAAATTAAATTGAGGGGGTCAATGAAATTTAGACAGTCTAACATCTCAATCAATCAAAGATTACAGGCCAGAAACTTCAAAAATTGAAATTTCAATAATAGTTGCAAATTTGCATGGATAATATGCAGGTGTTTTATGTAACTTAGAACATTATACCATTCTTAATTATGGGATACTTTTACTTTagtattttacttttaatgcTACTTTATACTGCATACTTTTTGTCCTATTAAACGCATCCATATGCTGCTTataatatataacatttaagCAACAGATGCGACTGAGtaaataactataaaatgtaaaatatttccaTAAATTCCATCTTTTAATGTTGGTATTCCAAAATGTGCTGTTCAACTCCACCACCAGATGGCAGCACAGACCTTAGATTTAACACACTCCTTGATGCAGTTTGaccttattttgtattttactcTAACGACTTACTTTTAATGATGGAGCACTTATCAAACCACACTTAACGGTGTCATGATCCTTCAGTTTATGATGAGGTGCTTAACTGTGTCTGTCTCCCTCCGTGCCTGCTGTGCTTACTGTTtttggggtggggtgggtggggtATTGATGACTCATCTCCTTTACCTTAGTGTACAAGCATCATTCTGTTGCAGTAGAACACACTCAGGCCCATGAAGGGAAACAGTTTTTATGTCGTCATTACTTTATCCCCCTTTAGCCCACGTTTCATACAATCGTTTTTCGAGGTCTGTGCTTTTTAATTTACATATCTTAACATCACTCTGAAAGCAACGTCAGCCACctgttttaaacatattttatctgtttatttttgcttaAATGATAACCTCATTTTCAAGTCGAAGTCTACCATATTCgtcctttgttgcttttttgCCTTCTCCAATAGGATGGAGGGGAGACAGAGACATTTTGACTGTTTGGATTCACTTTAAAATATGGCAAAGGGCCAATTGCAGAGCAGCGGGGAGACAAATTAAGCAGGGACCTTCCCAGCAGGTCGTCCTTGGCCAGATTGGATGTGATTCTGTTCAACCTCTCAACATCCTTCCCGACACGAGGAGGACAGTATGGGACTCACCAGCTGTCACAAAGCGGCTCCCAGTGCACATCTCTGCGGCTGGGCTTTCAAGAAAGTAGAAGCATAAAGCCAGTGCACGCATTGGTTACCTAACACAATTTATTTGCACTCAGTGGAGACTGGATCACTGTAAGATGTAGTTTTTCATCATGCAAGTTGTCATCATTGAAACaagccatttgtttttttgtgtagttctcctgggagtCTTCATCTGGATAAAGATTGAAGGCACTCTGTATTTATTAGCAACAGTAGCTACTAACACTGAAGTTTGCAGTCTGCTGCCGAGTtaggagaggagatgaaaggGGAGCGGAGGAAGCGACCAATTGATCCAAGTATACGATTAAACTCACAGGTTGAAGGCAAAACCAGACATCAAAGCATGAAAACTTCTCTCATGTCTGCTGTGCAAAATCACAGTCagttgtattatatctttgtcAAAATTAATTGACAGCTAGTTCTTTGCATCAGAGACATGGACAGGTTAGTGACGAAGAGCGTCTTGCTGTCTTTAGCTGACACTGAGACACCTCGTTCTCTTTTCTCTGAGCAGTAATACATTTGAAGACGTGGCCTTAAGGCGGATAGCGCTGTTACTTTGACTGCTAGTTTTTCCACTTTCCTCGGCTTTATGGAGACTACAGGAGATTGTGCCTGTTTTACAGAAAGCGATTCATCTTCTACATGAATCAAACTCAGGGGTCAATGACTTCTTTCAGACATGCAGACCAGTTGTACGACAAGAGTAATGCTTTTTACGGGAAAAGATTGGTGTTCCATTTTGAATTACGAGCAATTTTCAAAGGGCGTGCATGACccaactcaaaataaaaaaatctaattattctTTGATGCTGTTAATCTGTTTCAAACAATAATAGCCCATTCTTCACAAACCAATTACCTGGCTTTCATAAATTTTCAAGAAGACAGCAACATTAGCCTCTTATGGTGCTTGAcagcagagaaaatgtgttgCATGCATCTTGCCCAGCTTGCAATCTGAAGTTAATAAAGAGACTTTTAATGGGATCTGTCTGCACGGTAATCGGAGGGTGAGTCAAGATCTTCTTTGATAATGAAACCTCATGGACACCCACAGTGCAGCCCAGTGTGCTGAGGTCTCCGGATCCTCAGGTGCTTGAGGTGTGACGCCTCCTGAAAAGAAGGCCTGTGAAGCTGTGATTGTTTTTCCATAAGTTCTTCTGCAACAGCCTCCTATTGAATAAACAAGAAACAACTCCAAGACAAGGTCTCACGTTATGCTCTGAGTCAATTCTTGTGCTGTATTTTATGTTTAACATAACCTGAGTTCATTCTTagcttttattttacattttgggaaataaaaACGTAAAGGCATAATACCCATGTTTTTATAGCCTACCTGTTTCTTTTCAAAAACCTCCTGATCAACCAACACACTGCTGTGATGTGGAGAAAAGCTGGAGAACACCTGTAGTACTTGTATCATATCATCAGTATCTTGAAACGTTATTCTCAGATTTAGTGGTCTTCTTTTTCACTCTTTCTTAGCCTTCAAATCAACATTTATCAGTGTACAGTATAATGTACTATGAATCTTTTCTAAACTCTTGATGGAGAAAGCAGATAagttatcccccccccccacaagtaGGTTGTGGGTAATGATAATCCACATACATGGGAAAATAGATTAAAGTTTGTGAGTGTATGAGGCAGGGGCAGAACCCAAATTCAGAAACCAGAATGATAgttgtttattttcacatcaaGGCCCACAGTCAGAGTCATCCAGGTAGGAAGATAATACAGGCCAAGGTACCACGGATACAAGATTCTCCAATACAAATGCACagaacaagacaaaaacaacactttatgatttggtttattttactggaTAGGACATATATCGAGTGAtaaatgtggggagagagagtggaggttGACATGAACCAATTCACATCAGAATCAAGCCTGCAAGCAGTGTGACGAGGACCTTCGCCTCAGTAGATGGGGCTCCTGCTCGACCAACTGAGCTTCTTCCAAAGCCAAAGTACAACAAGCGTTAcatgtgctctgtgtgtttgccaaAGCTTTCTTGCTGAGTGGCACAAGATAAGAAATGTCTTGTGAGATGGCccagtttttctttctctgtgtgtgatcTCTAGAGCATTGGGTATTAGCTTATATCAAGTAACTCCACTTTCACCAATGTGATTTAAGAAATGACATTCAAGTGATGTAAACTATAGACTCTAAACCTGTCCTCACCACTGGTATCTGAAGAGGTGTCATGACACACAACGAAGGCTGTAGCTGCATGGCAAATGCTATCTCCacctatcaatcaatcaatcaatcaatcaatcaatcaatcaatcaatcaaccaaccaaccaatcaaccaaccaaccaaccaaccaaccaaccaaccaaccaatcatgTCACAACAAGTGTTACCTCAAGGCGCTCGAGGCaggatttcttcttttgtatttgttgcgttcctgttgtccacatttccttaccgctgaggtggaggttgcagcaggccgtgcatgaatgaggacggcggtggttgaagGGGAGACATAGTCCGATGGGGGTGGCTGGGCGTCGTGTGGTTGTTGGGACGATACATTCCGACGGTGGTTGCTGGCCGACAGGGACTTCGGGTGGTAgcagtgccagatcacctctcTGAAGGTCGGGGGAGCTACGTCTACTCGAGTGCCTGGGCTTCTGCTGCTGGGACGAGGCCTCCTACAGTATTGTGCATTCAGTCCAGACAAATGTATGCAAAGAGGTAGAGGTGGAGCTGAAGAGGGCCGTGAGCCTTCAGAGAAACAGCAACTTCATTTTTCGACACCTGAGGAAAAACTGATTGCTGATATTTTACTAGTTTAAATGAACACTACACCCTCGGCTAGCATTTTACAGTTATTGTTTGTTGTCATCACATGATTGACTTGATGCAGTTTTTAGGGagctgacagaaaaacaacccAATTCACTGTATGTTGAAGTAACTTTTATCAAGATGAGCTTaaagaataaatcaaaatgtcacACAAACAACGTCATATTTCCTCAAATCAATGTGTGGTACATCTTGTGTAGTTGGACTCCTGCTGGCTCTCCTCAACTTCTGAAAAATAGTCATCTGAACTTTCCCGCTATGCAGTCCTCATCTTGATATGTTATTTAAATAGATTTAAGTCTGGTCCTACCCGTGCTTACTATTTCGGGATATTGAATTTTAGAGCGGTGTAGAATAGTCTCTCTTGCCTTCCTCATCTTTTGCATCTTCCTACGCATCTTTTATCCTCCGCAGGTCCTTAGCCAGCTGTGATGGATACCATATGTCCATACCACATGTCACTGGTTTcccaataaaaaacatttccctttttaaacattatgaAAACACAGGGTGGACCTGGGGATATATAAAATCAGGGTAGGATTTGATCTGGCACTAAGCACCTGGTGTGTGGGGACTGACCAGAAGAAGACCACCACATATCCACCGCCACGTCATTAGAAGAGCGAAGGACAAAGAGATTTTCCATTATCCACCCAGCCGCTCATCCGTCCGTCCCACCTGTGCTAAACTCCCTGCTTTTAATTCCTCCATCTGgttttctgtctttcctctctgtctctctttcttttcagcCATAACTTGTTTTGGCTCCCTCTCACATAATTCTCAACTGCATAAGTCGTTTTTTTCGACCTACTTctcttcctgtcctctctctctctccacccatacacacacgcgcgcacacacacacacacacacacacacgcacacacacacacacacacacacacacacacacacacacacacacacacacacacacacacacacttcatttctttaaatattcatttccgtctgtctgtgatgtgttttggGGAGCTTCCTGTTCCCAGCCCTCCTGCTTCCCTGAGAACCGCCATGTAGGAAGTGGCAGTCCTGGCACTGAATCCTCGTCCTCCGCCTCCAAACTGGTCACATTCCCACctcacaacagagagagaaatagagggaaagagagaggaatggATCTCTTTCATTAAGGTTACTGTCCATTTCTTATTCCTGGTAATTCCTGGGCTCTGTTACAAAAGATGTTGTTGCAATAGTCTTTTCCCAGACAATAACTACCTCTTTACTGGACAGCCAGCACAACCGCGGTAGCTAATACACTAAGCATATTACTCTATTTCACAGCTGGATGTTTCTTAGAATTTATCTGATTCTTTTGACAGAAACTATTCCCAGGGTGTCACTTAGAaagttttagtcatttttttcctGATCATAAAAAAGTGAATTCTAATCTGTGCAATTTTATTTCAGACTAGAGAATATTTTACTAGTTTTATCTGACATGATTAATTAAAGTTGAGTTTTCAGGTCACAGTCCAAGAACAGAAGGTTAAGAATTGTTTGAAAGCAAAGTTTGAGAGAAGCTTTCTCAGGTGAGAGAAGCTGTTTTCACGTATATGTATGGAGCCGTTTGTAAACCGTGCCCCATGGTTCTCCTGGTACTTTGGGGTGCAGTTTCATAATATGTGCAAAGATTATTAAACTGTGCACAAAGGAACCCGTGCCAACAGATGCAAATCTATGAGCAGAGCTTATAAAAACGACGTCTCAAGACACACAACACGAGGTAAAAAGAAC includes these proteins:
- the LOC132979885 gene encoding late histone H2A.2.2-like, encoding MSGRGKKVAPKEKTSTSRSSRAGITFPVGRIHRLLKKGHYANRIGNGAAVYLGAVMEYLTAEILELAGNACRDNKKQRIAPRHILLAVKNDEELNKLLAGVTISEGGVIPNIQATLLPKKTKAPKDDVTAKDVQSQEF